The Capsicum annuum cultivar UCD-10X-F1 chromosome 1, UCD10Xv1.1, whole genome shotgun sequence sequence ttacaaactttattttcttgtccagAAATTACACATCCTTCAGcttgaaccatataaatttcttcttctaaatttccatttaagaaagttgttttcacatccatttgatggataaaaaatttatgaattgATGCCAAAGCAATTAATACTCGAATAAAAACAATTCTTCTTACTGGTGcaaatgtatcaaagtaatcaatatttttcttttgagaaaattCTTTAGCTACTAACCGAGCTTTATATTTACCTAAAGATCCATTTGAATTAAGTTtccttttgaaaatccatttacaaCCAATCGGTTTTGCACTAGGAGATAAGTCAGttaaaattcatgtattatttttcataattgaatcaagttcaatttttactggctcttttcaaaatttagtatATGAAGAAGATAtagcttcaaaataatttgatggttcattatcaacaacaaaagtttgaaaatcatttccataaggaaaatattcttttctaggcATTGTACTCCTTCCcagttcctcaatattagaggtagattcattttctttttcaacaggtgcatgagagattttatcacatagtgaaaaaatatgctcaaagaattcaacattcttTGTCTCgattatagtattactatcaaGTACATCATATTTCAAGACAAGAAATCTGTATGCAGCACTATGTTCAGCATATTCCATAGGCATGCAATCAACAGTTTTAGAACCTATCTTCCTCTTTTTAGGTTCAGGAAGAAGAACTTTCGCAAGGCAAccccacacttttaaatattttaaattaggcttatAAACTTTCCACAGTTCATAAGGAGTTTTGCCAGTTCTTTTATGAGAAATTCTATTTTGTAAATGACATGCTGATAAAATAGTTTCACCCCACAAATTATCAGGTGCACAAGAGCTAATTagcatagaattcatcatttcttttagtgtccttttttttcctttcagcTACACCATTAGACTCGAAAAAATAAGGCggagttacttcatgaataatacctttttttcactaaaagtatttaaagatacatattctccaTCTCTATCAGATCTAATGCTCTTAATTTTTCTAGTaagttgattttcaactttagatttataagacacaaaagcatcaaatgcatcatctttatttctaagcaaatacaacttagtaaatctagagaaatcatcaataaaggtcacataatatattttaccatctctagtcatagtttgttttaaatcacccaaatcagtgTGGATCAAAGATAACAGTTTAGTTTCTCTATTAACTGAAAAACAtaactttttagtaattttagcttcaacacatatttcacatttattaAAATTACTTGAGTCTAAACCAGATATTAAATCAAGTGAttgcatattctttatatatttaatattaacatgttctaatctagcatgccataaagaaatagactcaatCATATAAGCAGAAGCTAATGCATTACCATTGATAATATCAAGTACATAAAGTCCATGATTACAACGTCCATTTCCAATAAGAATATCGTTTGTGGTTAATATGATCTcgttattttcaaataaaatctttattccagcttttttttaataatgccacagaaatcaaattaattctgatATTAGGAGCATGCAACACGTTACTCAATGCCAAAGTTTTACCAGATGTGAGTTTGAGAAGAATTTTGCCTTTTCCAAGAACTTGAATAGTTCTCGAGGTCCCAAGAtaaataatttcttcttttttctcaatttgggtgtatgataaaaaatcatttttatttatacaaatgtgCCTAGTAGCACCAGAGTCCACCACCCAATTTCTCACATTGGTCTCAATATTTATTTCTGAAATGAccgcaataattatatcatccatttcagtcaaatttatttttgatttggcGGGATTGTCATTTCTTTCATATATTCTTTTGCATTGAGATGCATTTTCTATAAAGATTCTATATTAACATTAAGCGTGCAACCAAATTTATTTTCATACCTGTATTCTGCAGTACCTGCAGTACAATAATCTTCTGACAAACTGACTGGAATGGAAGCAACCAGAGCAACACCAGCATCAGTATTATCAATGGTCTTAGGATcaaaattatatgtcatagtttcttagattgttgggaAACAacggaaaaataataataacaacaatattatttaactgtTGACAAAATATTagactccctccgtttcattttatgtgtcgccatttgaccggatacggagtttaagaaataagggaagacttggtaaagtttaccaaattatcctttatcaaaaaatgtgtcaatatctttttttttaattaagtgggaccaataagggtaaaagggtaattgtgcctttaaaaagttgtcaaataaggaaaggcgacacttattttgagacggattaaaaaggaaatgatgacacatgatttgggacggagggagtattaataaTATTAGTAATACTATATACAACAGTGTATAATATTATTACTACCTCAATGATAATACTATATTTAATATGAAAAGTATAACAGTAATCTAACTATTTTTTATCAAGTTAatagattaattatatttgaatcGTGCTAGGCATTATCCTGAGAAACTATTTCAACAGTATGAAATGTTTTCTCAGGATTAAACAAGCATTTTcctgattaattagaggatattctgAGTTAAATAAAGCTTCCCTAATTAAACAGAGGGTacataaatcaataaaattattaatacaaataccaacaagttaaattaaaaaattggttAAACAAACCCAAGCCAAAATTTACGCAGAGCATGAAGAGGAAAACGTTGGTGGAGGAAGAagttaaagaaagaaagagagcaatttgtttttatgtttttcattggTTGACAGTatattttcttgttgttttatttgcAAAAGAAAGAAATGCTCTTATAGCATTGATGAGACGGCAAAGTTGTGGAGGTGAcatctttccttttttctttttttattttctttattttctttctttctctccaacTAAGactaaaattttttttgaaataaatatttcacttaCAAGGTTAACCAGATCCAATTTAAAATTGACCCAGCTCGAAACTCGATATCCTACAGTCCGGGGGCTGATCGGGCCGAGTCAAACTGAACCCGACCCGATTGACACCTTTAGCTATACCCAAACTCTCTTCTCCTTCTCCAATCTATACATGAGCATGAGAATGAACCATATCTCTCTCTCGCTTCTCTTAACacgagaagaaaaaaagaagcagaGAGGAGGACGCTCCTTTAGTAtatataatttaagttttaatctGGACAATTTTGTCGTAAGAACTCTAACTTACAGTTTAATTGAAAATTGCTAACTTTCTATCATATAATTAAGCAAGGATGACGAGAACATACTTGAACGAATAATGTTGACCAACTTAAAGCTTCAATGCTTtccaaactaaataaaatattccCCAGAGTCGAATTGTTAGCAAGATCGTCCAAAATTCTTCCTCCGATATAATATAAGTCATGTAGCTGctcaagcaaacaatacatgGTCAACATATCTGTTTAAGCTAATTTagtcataattttattatattatttttaattaattattataaaaattaataatatttaattaaaaaataaaataaatattcatgaCATGCTAGCTTCAgttacttcaatcgtgattttttactatattatccctaattaattattttaagttatttgggtattagaaattaataatatttaataaaaaagtaaaatagacataaaaattaactcttgatattttaaattaacttgacttcGTATATGAGATTCACTTAAATCTGATTCAATcgtattttactatatcacccctaattaattattatatgtcatttaagcattagaaaattaataattttcataaaaaagataaaatagacacaaaataataagttaactcttgatattttaaattaacttgcgACTTATATAGAGTctacttaaattttttcttagaagtactttttatagtaattttacaaTATAACTTCTAATCAGTTATTATAAGTCGTTTGAGtattagataataaataatatttaatactccctcctttaaaaaagaatgacctaatttgacttgacacgaagtttacgaaaataaagaagatttttaaatcttgtggtcctaaattaaagttatgttaaatgtatcaaaatgtcctttaatcttatggtcttaaacatgtcatgtggaaagttgaaaaatattgtcaaaaaagaaaagaattattcTTTTTGAACAGACTAAAAAAAATAGGTCATTCATTTTTAAACGGATggaataacaagaataaaataaatacaaaatgataaattaaaaatgaatggATAGAGTAATAGTAATATGTGTGTCAGGAAGGGAATATGGAAGGAGTACGCTTATTAAGATCTAAATGATTAGATTCAAACAAATGGGAGCAGTACACTTATTAAGATTTAAAGGATTAGATTCAAACAAATGATGAAATACATAATTAAGAGCTAATATctgaatgatcaaaattttaatttttattatatacaaataaataaagtataaaatacataaacaagaagattaaattttaaacctttttagtacttttttattattttttggtttcaatttatgtgatactatttgattaaatatgaagtagaaaaaatgaaatattattttattaaatttgtgaTATAAATAAACCTtaattaaattttgtgtttattaaaaaataaaataaaaattataaaaataaattatttttaaaaatagaaaaataacattctttttaaaataaattaaaaaataaaatatatcatacaaaataaaatttttaaaaaataaaaatattgaatccgTGCTCAGCGCAGATAATATGCCACTTTAAGAAGAGAGCAACGGTGATTTATCTTCccttaataaaattatattttaagttttttgttgTGGTTTAATTGTTTGAGGGCGAAACGAAAAATAAAAAGGGCGATGGAGTATTGGTTTAAATTTGTTTATAAAAAGACAATAAAGCCCTCATATTAATATTTTGTTCGTATGCTGATAAGAgtatttgaagaaaataataagtAGGAAAACATTGGGGTATTCTTTTAGAAGTTGGGGAATTTTTATACCTCCATTAAATTTTGTTTGAATTAGGAAAATGTTTTCATGCAAGTCAAGCTATTAAAATCGCAAAAATGAATTGTTGCGTTGTAATTGATCATTAAAATACTTTGTTAATTGCAGATTAAGACTTTATATTGCAAGACAAGACACAAGAATAATTGTTTAGCTGATGAAAAGAAGATGTTTCGGGAGATAACAACAGCATTAAAGATAAAAGAGATTGAAAGTACCAAAGATGCCAAAGTAGTTTACAATAAGGTATCAACAACTTCACACATGATCTCTTGATTTGCACTGCAAATATTCCTTTTGTTTAGATCTGCTACATATTCATCAAATATGAGTTGAATAAAAAAATCCTAACACTTATTTAGTCTTTTCTTAATTACATGAAACCTAATTTGAATGAGTGGTTTATTAGTTGTTCTATGATATTGATGTAATTTTGTTgatatagataaaaaaaaaataactgaaGTTTTAATAAAGTTAGCTAATAATATACAAATTTATGTTTTGTGCACGATACAAAATATTCAATACTATTAGGCAAAACTTGATTTGCTATCGCAGgttactcaattttttttttttcaatttttatgtaaaaattaaataacctgCAATCGTAGGTCAAATTAATCTGATAATATAGAATATTTTGTACTACACAAAGCTTAAACTCATAATATACATAATTAATGAGAGATGTGTTACTATTAGTTTAGTTAATGTACATAAATATTTAAGCTTTCGTTATTTTTCAGGTTCTCTACAATCAAACACGTTTTACGGGAAGGACGTCCAATGCCAACGTGGAAAGGCTGAAACAAAAAATGCAAGTTATTACAAAGGACATTAGATCTATCGAGAACCATTtagaaagaataaacaaaaagaaagacCAAATTTATGCACAACTTCTTATACTCCGTAAACCAAATATTTTATGATGGATTAATTGCGTGGAAATACAATTGATCGAAGTACATTGTCAAAGTGAgctcatatttatttttttccccGTTTAGAACTAAAAAGAAAGTTCACTCATTAACCTACTAAATTTTCTCTTCCCTCTCTCTTCTCTACACCCCCAATATTCTGGGCAATATTGCTACGTTTTACAAGTCAAATGAAGAAATGAACACTTTTAGAGAGTTAGTATATATTTGTTAGAAGAACTCGAAGTGACATAAAAACATAGCTGCTCGGATTTGAGGTATTCGAATTTGTTGAAGAATATTTTTCGAAGTTGAAAAATATGGTTATTTATCGACTTAAGGCGAAAAATGTGAACATGAAGCAAAAAACTTGATAAATGCCTATTGTTGAATCTTAAAACTTCAAATTTT is a genomic window containing:
- the LOC124896538 gene encoding uncharacterized protein LOC124896538 isoform X3, whose protein sequence is MNFWTLYYIDFLDRENLAEKIRSQLPYPYSYESRRRKFEYTEQTFLDLYGTSEAKPNEPLSIKTLYCKTRHKNNCLADEKKMFREITTALKIKEIESTKDAKVVYNKVLYNQTRFTGRTSNANVERLKQKMQVITKDIRSIENHLERINKKKDQIYAQLLILRKPNIL
- the LOC124896538 gene encoding uncharacterized protein LOC124896538 isoform X2, with the translated sequence MTSYKKERYPKDFGHLSRNSWTVLIYITKMNFWTLYYIDFLDRENLAEKIRSQLPYPYSYESRRRKFEYTEQTFLDLYGTSEAKPNEPLSIKTLYCKTRHKNNCLADEKKMFREITTALKIKEIESTKDAKVVYNKVLYNQTRFTGRTSNANVERLKQKMQVITKDIRSIENHLERINKKKDQIYAQLLILRKPNIL
- the LOC124896538 gene encoding uncharacterized protein LOC124896538 isoform X1; this translates as MMASTTSSSEAFQNREIERALNLLGKENQARAKIYDKLQERKLDRENLAEKIRSQLPYPYSYESRRRKFEYTEQTFLDLYGTSEAKPNEPLSIKTLYCKTRHKNNCLADEKKMFREITTALKIKEIESTKDAKVVYNKVLYNQTRFTGRTSNANVERLKQKMQVITKDIRSIENHLERINKKKDQIYAQLLILRKPNIL